A genomic stretch from Microcebus murinus isolate Inina chromosome 19, M.murinus_Inina_mat1.0, whole genome shotgun sequence includes:
- the TLCD3B gene encoding ceramide synthase isoform X1 has protein sequence MATMLTPMVAGGVVFPGLFLLSKNTLQRLPQLRWEEADAVIVSARLVSSVQAIMASTAGYIVSTSCKHIIDDQHWLSSAYTQFAVPYFIYDIYAMFLCHWHKHQVKGHGGDDGAARAPGSTWAVVRGYLHKEFLMVLHHAVMVLVCFPLSVVWRQGKGDFFLGCMLMAEVSTPFVCLGKILIQYKQQHTLLHKVNGALMLLSFLCCRVLLFPYLYWAYGRHAGLPLLAVPLAIPAHVNLGAALLLAPQLYWFFLICRGACRLFQPRSPPPSPFQAQD, from the exons ATGGCCACCATGCTGACCCCAATGGTGGCTGGGGGGGTGGTGTTCCCCGGACTCTTCCTCCTCTCCAAGAACACGCTCCAGCGGCTGCCCCAGCTGCGCTGGGAGGAGGCCGACGCGGTCATTGTCTCTGCCAG GCTAGTGTCCTCTGTCCAAGCCATCATGGCCTCCACAGCTGGCTACATTGTCTCCACCTCCTGCAAGCACATCATTGATGACCA ACACTGGCTTTCCTCTGCCTACACGCAATTTGCTGTGCCCTACTTCATCTATGACATCTACGCCATGTTCCTCTGTCACTGGCACAAGCACCAGGTCAAAGGGCACGGAGGGGACGATGGAGCGGCCAGAGCCCCGGGCAGCACCTGGGCTGTGGTGCGTGGCTACCTGCACAAGGAGTTCCTCATGGTGCTCCACCACGCCGTCATGGTGCTGGTGTGCTTCCCGCTGTCGGTG GTGTGGCGACAGGGCAAGGGGGATTTCTTTCTGGGCTGCATGTTGATGGCAGAGGTCAGCACCCCCTTCGTCTGCCTTGGCAAGATCCTTATCCAG TACAAGCAGCAGCACACGCTGCTGCACAAGGTCAACGGGGCCCTGATGCTGCTCAGCTTCCTGTGCTGCCGGGTGCTGCTCTTCCCCTACCTGTACTGGGCCTACGGGCGGCACGCGGGCCTGCCCCTGCTGGCCGTGCCCTTGGCCATCCCGGCACACGTCAACCTGGGCGCTGCGCTGCTCCTGGCTCCCCAGCTCtactggttcttcctcatctgccGCGGGGCCTGCCGCCTCTTCCAGCCCCGCTCCCCGCCGCCCTCCCCCTTCCAGGCCCAGGACTGA
- the TLCD3B gene encoding ceramide synthase isoform X2 — MPLLFVLGCIFFPLCFTVVCWGLQNHASLRMERQEAVFVASKLVSSVQAIMASTAGYIVSTSCKHIIDDQHWLSSAYTQFAVPYFIYDIYAMFLCHWHKHQVKGHGGDDGAARAPGSTWAVVRGYLHKEFLMVLHHAVMVLVCFPLSVVWRQGKGDFFLGCMLMAEVSTPFVCLGKILIQYKQQHTLLHKVNGALMLLSFLCCRVLLFPYLYWAYGRHAGLPLLAVPLAIPAHVNLGAALLLAPQLYWFFLICRGACRLFQPRSPPPSPFQAQD, encoded by the exons ATGCCCCTGCTCTTTGTGCTAGGTTGCATTTTCTTCCCACTGTGCTTCACTGTCGTATGCTGGGGCCTGCAGAACCACGCCAGCCTGCGGATGGAGAGACAGGAGGCTGTCTTTGTGGCATCCAA GCTAGTGTCCTCTGTCCAAGCCATCATGGCCTCCACAGCTGGCTACATTGTCTCCACCTCCTGCAAGCACATCATTGATGACCA ACACTGGCTTTCCTCTGCCTACACGCAATTTGCTGTGCCCTACTTCATCTATGACATCTACGCCATGTTCCTCTGTCACTGGCACAAGCACCAGGTCAAAGGGCACGGAGGGGACGATGGAGCGGCCAGAGCCCCGGGCAGCACCTGGGCTGTGGTGCGTGGCTACCTGCACAAGGAGTTCCTCATGGTGCTCCACCACGCCGTCATGGTGCTGGTGTGCTTCCCGCTGTCGGTG GTGTGGCGACAGGGCAAGGGGGATTTCTTTCTGGGCTGCATGTTGATGGCAGAGGTCAGCACCCCCTTCGTCTGCCTTGGCAAGATCCTTATCCAG TACAAGCAGCAGCACACGCTGCTGCACAAGGTCAACGGGGCCCTGATGCTGCTCAGCTTCCTGTGCTGCCGGGTGCTGCTCTTCCCCTACCTGTACTGGGCCTACGGGCGGCACGCGGGCCTGCCCCTGCTGGCCGTGCCCTTGGCCATCCCGGCACACGTCAACCTGGGCGCTGCGCTGCTCCTGGCTCCCCAGCTCtactggttcttcctcatctgccGCGGGGCCTGCCGCCTCTTCCAGCCCCGCTCCCCGCCGCCCTCCCCCTTCCAGGCCCAGGACTGA
- the DOC2A gene encoding double C2-like domain-containing protein alpha, giving the protein MRGRRGDRMTINIQEHMAINVCPGPIRPIRQISDYFPRLGPGPDGGGGGCGEAPARLAPLALAPPAALLGATTPEDGAEVDSYDSDDTTALGTLEFDLLYDQASCTLHCSILRAKGLKPMDFNGLADPYVKLHLLPGACKANKLKTKTQRNTLNPVWNEDLMYSGITDDDITHKVLRITVCDEDKLSHNEFIGEIRVPLRRLKPSQKKHFNICLERQVPLASPSSMSAALRGISCYLKELEQAEQGPGLLEERGRILLSLSYSSRRRGLLVGIVRCAHLAAMDVNGYSDPYVKTYLRPDVDKKSKHKTCVKKKTLNPEFNEEFFYEMELPTLATKTLEVTVWDYDIGKSNDFIGGVSLGPGARGEARKHWSDCLQQPDAALERWHTLTSELPPAAGALPSA; this is encoded by the exons ATGAGGGGCCGCAGGGGCGACCGCATGACCATCAACATCCAGGAGCACATGGCCATCAATGTGTGCCCGGGGCCCATCCGGCCCATCCGCCAGATCTCCGACTACTTCCCCCGCCTGGGACCAGGACCCGACGGGGGTGGAGGCGGCTGCGGGGAGGCCCCTGCTCGTCTGGCCCCCCTGGCTCTGGCCCCTCCTGCAGCTCTCCTTGGGGCCACCACGCCTGAGGACGGAGCTGAAGTGGACAGCTATGACTCGGATGATACCA CTGCCCTGGGCACGCTGGAGTTTGACCTTCTCTACGACCAGGCCTCCTGCACCCTGCACTGTAGCATCCTCAGGGCCAAG GGTCTCAAGCCCATGGACTTCAATGGCCTTGCAGACCCCTATGTCAAGCTGCACCTGCTGCCTGGAGCCTGCAAG GCCAATAAGCTAAAAACGAAGACTCAGAGGAACACGCTGAATCCCGTGTGGAACGAGGACCTGATGTATAGTGGAATCACAGATGACGACATCACCCACAAGGTGCTCAG GATTACTGTCTGTGACGAGGACAAGCTGAGCCACAATGAGTTTATCGGGGAGATCCGAGTGCCCCTCCGCCGCCTCAAGCCTTCACAGAAGAAGCATTTTAACATCTGCCTTGAGCGCCAGGTTCCG CTGGCTTCACCCTCTTCCATGTCGGCGGCGCTGAGGGGCATTTCTTGTTACCTGAAGGAG CTAGAGCAGGCGGAGCAGGGGCCTGGGCTGCTGGAAGAGCGTGGCCGCATCCTGCTCAGCCTCAGCTACAGCTCTCGGCGCCGGGGGCTGCTGGTGGGCATCGTTCGCTGTGCCCACTTGGCTGCCATGGACGTCAATGGCTACTCCGACCCCTATGTTAAGAC GTACCTGAGACCGGATGTGGATAAGAAATCCAAGCATAAGACGTGTGTGAAGAAGAAGACCCTAAACCCAGAATTTAAcgag GAGTTCTTCTACGAGATGGAGCTCCCCACTCTGGCCACCAAGACTCTGGAAGTCACAGTCTGGGATTATGACATTGGCAAATCCAATGACTTCATCG GTGGCGTGTCCTTGGGGCCAGGAGCCCGTGGCGAGGCCCGAAAGCACTGGAGCGACTGTCTGCAGCAGCCAGACGCAGCCCTGGAGCGCTGGCACACCCTGACCAGCGAGCTGCCCCCAGCAGCTGGGGCTCTGCCTTCGGCCTGA
- the LOC142862451 gene encoding uncharacterized protein LOC142862451, with product MDASSSPWNPTPALVSSPHLLLPIPAIVFIAVGIYLLLLALVLLARHCLRVQGCCTDCSSPCRKQGAFRPQDCCWTCAEACDFPLPSPARCLDACCPQPTEAGWAPRCPRCCPLCDCACACQLPDCQSLNCLCFEIKLR from the exons ATGGAC GCCTCCTCTAGCCCATGGAATCCAACCCCGGCTCTCGTCAGCAGCCCTCACCTGCTGCTCCCCATCCCTGCCATCGTCTTCATCGCTGTGGGCATCTATTTGTTGCTGCTGGCCCTAGTGCTGCTGGCTAGGCACTGCCTGCGG GTCCAGGGCTGCTGCACAGACTGCAGCTCCCCCTGTAGGAAACAAGGTGCCTTCCGGCCTCAAGACTGTTGCTGGACCTGTGCAGAAGCCTGTGACTTCCCTCTGCCTAGCCCAGCCCGCTGCCTGGATGCTTGCTGCCCCCAGCCCACCGAAGCT ggttGGGCACCTCGCTGCCCTCGCTGCTGCCCACTCTGCGACTGTGCCTGCGCCTGCCAACTTCCCGACTGCCAGAGCCTCAACTGTCTCTGCTTTGAGATCAAGCTCCGATGA
- the C19H16orf92 gene encoding fertilization-influencing membrane protein, which translates to MRLCQWVLAWVWLAGLGAIETAPSPKRAKTLVLGTESPVFIDRPDFFDYPDSDQAKVLAVARFIGERPVVFTRSGSNSELFQHILVGALVLAFFFLLFQFCTHVSFQKGA; encoded by the exons ATGAGGCTGTGCCAGTGGGTGCTGGCGTGGGTgtggctggctgggctgggggccatAGAAACAG CACCCAGCCCAAAGCGCGCCAAGACTTTAGTCCTGGGCACAGAGTCCCCAGTCTTCATAGACAGACCTGATTTCTTCGATTACCCAGACTCGGACCAAGCCAAGGTCCTGGCTGTGGCCCGGTTCATTGGAGAGAGACCTGTCGTCTTTACTCGCTCAG GTTCCAACTCGGAGCTCTTCCAACACATCCTGGTGGGCGCGCTGGTGCTggccttcttcttcctcctcttccagttCTGCACCCACGT GAGCTTCCAGAAAGGAGCCTAA